A single genomic interval of Legionella israelensis harbors:
- the hppD gene encoding 4-hydroxyphenylpyruvate dioxygenase, with protein sequence MYKSMNENPCQLDGFAFLEFSGPDKHQLHQQFKKMGFSIAAKHQQLDIVIYQQGDIQFIVNAEPNCQAASHAKTHGAGACAMGFRTKNAAKAYQHAIEQGAEPFEEKSPENHGLLAIKAIGGSVIYFVDDASTPFAGQWNETTLSDFKGSGLKAIDHLTHNVFRGNMDKWAEFYESIFNFQEIRFFNIKGKMTGLVSRALSSPCGKIKIPLNESKDNQSQIEEFLHEYKGEGIQHIALNCEDIYSTIQQLREQGVDFLDVPDTYYEMINARIPWHHESLEQLQQQRILIDGESEPSSGLLLQIFTENIFGPVFFEIIQRKGNEGFGEGNFQALFEAIERDQIKRGTLNESAWEDV encoded by the coding sequence ATGTACAAGTCAATGAATGAAAATCCCTGCCAGTTGGATGGATTTGCTTTTTTAGAGTTTTCCGGCCCGGATAAACATCAGCTCCATCAACAATTCAAGAAAATGGGGTTTTCTATTGCAGCTAAACACCAACAGCTGGATATTGTCATATATCAGCAAGGAGACATTCAATTTATTGTCAATGCCGAGCCAAACTGCCAGGCTGCCTCGCATGCCAAAACGCACGGGGCAGGGGCTTGTGCAATGGGCTTTCGCACAAAGAATGCAGCAAAGGCTTATCAGCACGCCATAGAGCAAGGGGCTGAACCTTTTGAAGAAAAATCGCCGGAAAATCATGGTTTATTGGCCATTAAGGCAATAGGTGGTAGTGTCATTTATTTTGTTGATGATGCCTCTACTCCTTTTGCAGGGCAGTGGAATGAAACAACCCTTTCTGATTTCAAAGGCAGTGGTCTTAAAGCCATCGATCACCTTACACATAATGTCTTTCGCGGTAATATGGATAAATGGGCTGAATTTTATGAGTCCATCTTTAATTTTCAGGAAATTCGTTTTTTTAATATTAAGGGTAAAATGACCGGGCTTGTCAGCCGGGCATTATCAAGTCCTTGCGGTAAAATAAAAATTCCCTTGAATGAGTCCAAAGATAACCAGTCGCAAATTGAAGAATTTCTTCATGAATATAAAGGCGAAGGCATTCAACACATTGCTTTAAACTGTGAGGATATTTACAGTACTATCCAGCAGTTGAGAGAGCAGGGTGTTGATTTCTTGGATGTTCCTGATACGTATTATGAAATGATTAATGCCCGAATACCCTGGCATCATGAATCGCTGGAACAACTTCAACAGCAACGTATCTTGATTGATGGTGAAAGCGAACCTTCCAGCGGATTGTTATTACAGATTTTTACCGAAAATATTTTCGGTCCTGTATTTTTTGAAATCATTCAACGCAAGGGAAATGAAGGTTTTGGTGAA
- a CDS encoding Leu/Phe/Val dehydrogenase, with the protein MMSFDNKKNPVDFMDSHDFLDYAMERGFGDLHFKVDSELGMKAIIAIHSTKLGPALGGCRFIEYPNTMAALKDAMRLARGMSYKAASVNLPLGGGKAVIIKPQRSFDRASYMHAFGKFVNELNGRYITALDSGTELADMDIIAEHTSYVASLSKSNGDPSPYTALGVLRGIQAAVAFKLGKDSLKGLHVAVQGLGHVGYQLCRLLSEEGAKLSIYDVNPAVVSKAVEEMGAQAVNADQIYKIPCDVFSPCALGAVINDMSINQLQTSIIAGAANNQLAHASHGKLLHEKGILFAVDYVLNAGGLIYAASKYLNTTIRNVNEQIDGIYTSLMEIFHRSAQENLPTSEIADTLAQEKLA; encoded by the coding sequence ATGATGTCTTTCGATAATAAAAAGAACCCCGTCGATTTTATGGATAGCCATGATTTCCTCGATTATGCCATGGAAAGAGGATTTGGTGATTTGCATTTCAAAGTCGACAGTGAACTGGGCATGAAAGCTATTATTGCAATTCACAGCACCAAGCTGGGCCCTGCACTGGGAGGATGTCGTTTTATTGAATATCCGAATACGATGGCTGCTCTTAAGGATGCCATGCGACTTGCCCGCGGTATGAGTTATAAAGCAGCTTCTGTTAATTTACCCCTGGGGGGTGGAAAGGCAGTGATTATCAAGCCGCAGAGGAGCTTTGATCGCGCCAGCTACATGCATGCTTTCGGCAAATTTGTGAATGAGCTGAACGGCCGTTATATCACAGCTCTGGATAGCGGTACTGAATTGGCCGATATGGACATTATTGCTGAGCATACTTCTTATGTGGCCAGTCTTTCCAAATCTAACGGGGATCCCTCTCCCTATACAGCCTTGGGTGTGTTGCGCGGCATACAGGCGGCTGTGGCTTTCAAGTTAGGAAAAGATAGCCTGAAAGGTCTTCATGTGGCTGTTCAAGGGCTTGGACATGTCGGCTATCAGTTATGTCGATTGCTGTCTGAAGAAGGTGCAAAACTGAGTATTTACGATGTTAACCCGGCGGTGGTGAGTAAAGCGGTCGAAGAGATGGGCGCTCAGGCTGTAAATGCGGATCAGATTTATAAAATTCCCTGCGATGTTTTTTCTCCCTGTGCGCTTGGAGCTGTGATCAATGATATGAGTATTAATCAACTGCAAACATCGATCATTGCTGGAGCTGCTAATAATCAGCTTGCTCATGCCTCTCATGGTAAGCTGCTTCATGAAAAGGGCATTCTTTTTGCCGTTGACTATGTGTTGAATGCGGGAGGACTCATTTACGCTGCCAGCAAGTATTTAAATACCACAATTCGGAATGTAAATGAACAAATTGATGGGATATATACTTCCTTAATGGAAATTTTTCATCGTTCTGCACAAGAAAACTTGCCAACCAGTGAAATTGCCGATACCTTGGCTCAGGAGAAATTAGCATAA
- a CDS encoding class I SAM-dependent methyltransferase: MKHLSLTPELYDYMLDVSLREHPVLHELREETSRLPLAAMQVAPEQAQFMQMLLQILKARYVLELGTFTGYSALAMALTLPEDGKLITCDISEEWTSHAYPFWKKAGQDKKIHLRLGKALDSMNLLLEEGWQHGFDFIFIDADKTNYTQYYELALKLIQPDGLIAIDNIFWGGKVIDENETGGQTREIRKLNQLIKCDDRVSVSLLAIADGLFLLKPKKK, from the coding sequence GTGAAGCACTTATCCCTTACACCAGAGTTGTATGATTACATGCTTGATGTTTCCCTGCGCGAACATCCTGTTTTACACGAGTTAAGAGAAGAGACTTCTCGTTTGCCCTTGGCGGCCATGCAGGTGGCGCCTGAGCAGGCTCAGTTTATGCAAATGTTGTTGCAAATCCTTAAAGCCAGATACGTTTTAGAATTAGGCACTTTTACCGGTTATTCTGCCTTGGCGATGGCACTGACTTTACCTGAAGACGGAAAGCTGATTACCTGTGATATCAGTGAAGAATGGACAAGCCATGCCTATCCTTTCTGGAAAAAAGCGGGTCAGGATAAAAAAATTCATTTGCGTCTTGGGAAAGCGCTTGATTCAATGAATCTTTTGCTTGAAGAAGGATGGCAGCACGGTTTTGATTTTATATTTATTGATGCCGACAAAACCAATTACACCCAATATTATGAGTTAGCTTTGAAACTCATTCAACCAGATGGTCTGATAGCCATCGATAATATTTTTTGGGGCGGTAAGGTGATTGACGAAAATGAAACAGGGGGGCAGACTCGGGAAATACGAAAGCTCAATCAGCTGATTAAGTGTGATGATCGTGTTTCAGTCAGTCTGCTTGCCATTGCAGATGGATTGTTTCTGTTGAAACCAAAGAAAAAATGA